From Diospyros lotus cultivar Yz01 chromosome 4, ASM1463336v1, whole genome shotgun sequence, a single genomic window includes:
- the LOC127798935 gene encoding probable carbohydrate esterase At4g34215 produces the protein MALTFLWLMLLAHAGLVSPQASPQQPPKTIFILAGQSNMSGRGGVINTTWDGLVPPECRPRASILRLSAELRWEEAAEPLHRDIDVYAVCGVGPGMAFANSVLQRHAGFGVVGLVPCAVGGTKISQWARGSNLYNQLVRRAAAAAQGGGAIQALLWYQGESDTVNEEDARLYKSRLQQFFMDLRADLQSPLLPIIQVALASGQGRYVEEVREGQMGIDLANVRYVDGKGLELEADHVHLSTAAQVRLGQMLAHAFLQTQPNLVHLHSSHAHHASKPLHTFLLHLLKPFLIISFSTNKIIAYIVYEF, from the exons ATGGCGCTCACTTTTCTCTGGCTGATGCTTCTGGCTCACGCAGGTTTGGTCAGCCCGCAAGCCTCTCCCCAACAACCACCCAAGACCATCTTCATCCTGGCCGGCCAAAGCAACATGTCCGGCCGAGGCGGCGTCATCAACACCACCTGGGACGGCCTCGTTCCGCCGGAGTGTCGGCCCAGAGCTTCGATCCTGCGCCTCAGCGCCGAGCTCCGGTGGGAGGAGGCGGCCGAGCCCCTCCACCGGGACATTGACGTGTATGCCGTTTGTGGGGTCGGGCCCGGAATGGCGTTCGCCAATTCCGTGCTGCAGAGGCACGCCGGCTTCGGTGTGGTGGGGTTGGTGCCCTGCGCTGTCGGCGGAACCAAGATAAGCCAGTGGGCCCGCGGGAGTAACCTGTACAATCAGCTGGTCCGgcgggcggcggcggcggcgcaAGGAGGTGGCGCGATCCAAGCGTTGCTATGGTACCAAGGCGAGAGCGACACCGTGAACGAAGAGGACGCGCGGCTGTACAAGTCCCGGCTGCAGCAATTCTTCATGGACCTGCGCGCCGATCTCCAGTCGCCACTACTACCAATAATTCAG GTGGCATTAGCATCGGGGCAGGGGAGGTACGTGGAGGAAGTGAGGGAGGGACAGATGGGAATAGACCTGGCGAACGTGAGATACGTTGATGGGAAGGGATTGGAGTTGGAGGCTGATCACGTGCACTTGAGCACTGCGGCCCAGGTTCGCTTGGGCCAAATGCTGGCCCATGCATTTCTCCAGACTCAACCCAACCTTGTCCACCTCCACTCCAGTCATGCTCATCATGCATCCAAACCACTCCAcacttttcttcttcaccttttgAAGCCGTTTCTCATCATTTCTTTTagcacaaataaaataattgccTATATTGTATATGAATTTTAA
- the LOC127798939 gene encoding probable carbohydrate esterase At4g34215, protein MTLGYVCLMLLAYAGVASPDELAHAASSEPKHIFILAGQSNMSGRGGSTTNGTWDGVVPPECRPSSAILRLSAGLKWVEAREPLHQDIDVNATCGVGPGMAFANKLLEKNSSFRVVGLVPCAVGSFLGTKISEWGRGTFLYNQLVKRAREAEHDGGRIEAVLWYQGESDTVNLTEAKLYKRRLRHFVEHLRADLRSPQLPVILVALASGQGPYIEKVREAQLGTHLPNVKCVDAKGLQLVPDHLHLSTAGQVRLGEMLADAFLQFNAAKKT, encoded by the exons ATGACGCTGGGGTATGTGTGCTTGATGCTTCTGGCCTATGCCGGTGTGGCGAGCCCCGATGAGTTAGCTCATGCCGCCTCTTCCGAGCCTAAGCATATCTTCATCCTGGCCGGCCAAAGCAACATGTCCGGGCGGGGAGGCTCCACAACCAACGGCACTTGGGACGGCGTCGTCCCGCCCGAATGCCGACCCAGCTCCGCCATCCTCCGCCTCAGCGCGGGGCTGAAATGGGTGGAGGCCAGGGAGCCCCTCCACCAGGATATTGATGTTAACGCAACTTGCGGGGTTGGCCCCGGCATGGCGTTCGCCAATAAGCTACTGGAGAAAAACTCCAGTTTCCGAGTTGTGGGATTAGTACCATGCGCCGTTGGATCGTTTCTGGGTACCAAGATAAGTGAATGGGGCCGCGGCACTTTTCTCTACAATCAGCTGGTGAAAAGGGCGCGCGAAGCAGAGCACGACGGCGGGAGGATCGAAGCAGTGCTGTGGTATCAGGGCGAGAGCGACACTGTGAACTTGACGGAGGCGAAATTGTACAAGAGGCGGTTGAGGCATTTCGTCGAACACCTGCGGGCTGATCTGCGATCCCCACAGCTGCCGGTGATTCTG GTTGCTTTGGCATCTGGGCAAGGGCCTTACATTGAGAAAGTTCGAGAAGCTCAGTTGGGAACCCATCTGCCAAATGTGAAATGTGTTGATGCCAAGGGGCTGCAGCTGGTGCCGGATCACTTGCACCTCAGCACCGCCGGTCAGGTTCGACTTGGGGAGATGCTGGCTGATGCATTCCTCCAATTTAATGCCGCCAAAAAGACTTGA